A single genomic interval of Deinococcus ruber harbors:
- a CDS encoding DUF4258 domain-containing protein — MEHTELLTLRAKLARAEKEARRAAAVPPPPRSTPLKPIAPQREAELDGVTTDDFLLSRAHARLRDFVYDSQYHICPHAVGHARAEGFLEHDIVGVLVSGRVRAVYTEERRWLVCGFFESGGIRLPLHVVVQVYVDGVDVVTAFIPKHPHHIISRARLAVMLRYDDEKLKHRTALPGNKAGYRGRGKWKKGA, encoded by the coding sequence ATGGAACACACCGAATTGCTGACCCTGCGGGCGAAACTGGCCCGCGCCGAGAAGGAGGCCCGCCGGGCTGCCGCCGTACCCCCCCCACCCAGATCCACGCCTCTGAAGCCGATTGCGCCGCAGCGAGAGGCCGAACTGGACGGCGTGACCACCGACGATTTTCTATTGAGCCGCGCCCATGCCCGGCTGCGAGACTTCGTGTACGACAGTCAGTATCACATCTGCCCGCACGCGGTCGGACATGCCCGCGCCGAGGGCTTTCTGGAACACGACATCGTGGGCGTGCTGGTGTCGGGACGGGTGCGGGCGGTGTATACCGAGGAGCGCCGCTGGCTGGTGTGCGGGTTCTTCGAATCGGGCGGAATCCGGCTGCCGCTGCATGTGGTGGTGCAGGTGTACGTAGACGGCGTGGACGTGGTCACGGCGTTCATTCCCAAGCATCCACACCACATCATCAGCCGGGCGCGGCTTGCGGTAATGCTGCGCTACGACGACGAAAAATTGAAACACCGCACCGCCCTGCCCGGCAATAAAGCGGGCTACCGGGGGCGCGGCAAATGGAAGAAGGGGGCGTGA
- a CDS encoding MarR family winged helix-turn-helix transcriptional regulator, translating to MKDSGTETETVQGASPGAPPTRQQILEDIFELQMGLMVLGQKSISGMLARYDLHLAHMLVLNGLAGTQPGIPTAPLGQPGQRITLSMSDISRALDMPPASATAMIDRLTARSLVERIPSPQDRRMVLVTLTEDGRELTRQFQQHWKQLQLDAYDVISDEHLQDHLHLMQRLHQQYLIRSGTPDDRVPAPPPPEDSP from the coding sequence GTGAAAGATTCAGGTACTGAAACAGAAACCGTGCAGGGGGCTTCCCCCGGTGCGCCTCCGACACGGCAGCAGATTCTGGAGGACATTTTTGAATTGCAGATGGGTCTGATGGTTCTCGGACAGAAATCGATCAGCGGCATGCTGGCCCGCTACGACCTGCATCTGGCGCATATGCTGGTGCTGAACGGACTGGCGGGGACGCAACCGGGCATTCCCACCGCTCCACTGGGGCAGCCAGGACAGCGCATCACTCTGAGTATGAGTGACATCAGCCGGGCGCTGGACATGCCGCCCGCCAGCGCCACCGCCATGATTGACCGCCTGACGGCGCGGAGTCTGGTCGAGCGCATCCCCAGCCCACAGGATCGCCGCATGGTTCTGGTGACGCTGACCGAAGACGGGCGCGAGCTGACCCGGCAATTTCAGCAGCACTGGAAGCAGCTTCAGCTCGACGCCTACGACGTGATTTCCGACGAGCATCTTCAGGATCATCTGCACCTGATGCAGCGCTTACATCAGCAGTATCTGATTCGTTCAGGTACCCCCGACGACCGGGTGCCCGCTCCCCCACCTCCAGAGGACTCGCCATGA
- a CDS encoding AAA family ATPase, whose protein sequence is MKTVKPTPATLLVVSGLPASGKTTLGTALARRLGWPLVSKDEYKEILHDHLPALTRAQAGPLSFEIMYHVAGTVLAAGISAVLETHFYLGVSEPKIRALTEASGASVLQVYCSAPLPELQRRHDARVALGEHPHIHQTYSMTALPPRACTEPLALDGPLLRLDTTDETAQVQAWEWLQLQLGT, encoded by the coding sequence GTGAAGACCGTGAAACCCACGCCCGCCACACTTCTGGTCGTTTCCGGCCTGCCCGCTTCCGGCAAGACGACGCTCGGCACCGCGCTAGCACGGCGGCTCGGCTGGCCGCTGGTCAGCAAGGACGAGTACAAGGAGATCCTGCACGACCACCTGCCTGCCCTGACCCGTGCTCAGGCGGGGCCGCTCAGCTTCGAGATCATGTACCACGTGGCTGGAACGGTGCTGGCAGCGGGCATCAGCGCCGTGCTGGAAACGCATTTCTATCTGGGCGTCAGCGAGCCGAAGATCAGGGCACTCACAGAGGCGAGCGGGGCAAGCGTCCTTCAGGTGTACTGCTCTGCCCCGCTGCCCGAGCTTCAGCGCCGCCACGACGCACGGGTGGCGCTGGGCGAACATCCTCACATCCACCAGACGTACAGCATGACCGCGTTGCCGCCCCGTGCCTGCACCGAACCGCTGGCGCTGGACGGGCCACTGCTGCGGCTGGACACCACAGACGAAACAGCACAGGTGCAGGCCTGGGAGTGGCTCCAGCTTCAGCTCGGAACCTGA
- a CDS encoding TolC family protein, whose translation MKTRTYTPALLLLTLSLTGLASGRAAAQTALDLPAAVARALASGPDLTTSRANLQKAQANYASTAADPTSIITTKLSAKQGLESAQLNVLSTKLNVMQTVVSGYINAYETALKVDLYAAQQALNSRTLAITQAKQKAGTATALDVTKAQNTLNSTAQDLSDARAQLPILEAQLGKTLGLSGDLKLQPLPKAPALNVSLASLQTNLDTRLSGVQQAAQSVASAQLTVDVSNNDYTPARTLQDAQTALSNAQRSLQDAQKSAQNSLKDAYRSAQNAEKQVGIAAASLSANQTTLAQTQARLKAGTAAAVDVQSAQVNVQQAQLTLTQAQDALWKALAALSAASGQDLTGLVK comes from the coding sequence ATGAAAACCCGCACCTACACGCCCGCCCTGCTGCTGCTCACCCTCTCGCTGACCGGTCTGGCCTCGGGCAGGGCAGCGGCTCAGACGGCGCTCGATCTTCCGGCAGCGGTGGCCCGCGCACTTGCCAGCGGCCCCGACCTGACCACCAGCCGCGCCAACCTGCAAAAAGCCCAGGCGAACTATGCCTCGACTGCCGCCGATCCGACCAGCATCATCACCACCAAACTGAGCGCCAAGCAGGGTCTGGAAAGCGCCCAGCTGAACGTGCTCTCGACCAAGCTGAACGTGATGCAGACGGTGGTGAGCGGATACATCAATGCCTACGAAACGGCGCTGAAGGTCGATCTGTACGCGGCTCAGCAGGCGCTGAACAGCCGCACGCTGGCGATCACCCAGGCCAAGCAGAAGGCGGGCACCGCCACCGCGCTCGACGTGACCAAGGCGCAGAACACTCTGAACAGCACGGCGCAGGATCTCTCGGACGCCCGCGCTCAGCTTCCGATTCTGGAAGCGCAGCTCGGCAAGACGCTGGGCCTGAGCGGCGACCTGAAATTGCAGCCGCTGCCCAAAGCCCCCGCGCTGAACGTGTCGCTCGCAAGCCTTCAGACCAACCTCGACACCCGGCTGAGCGGCGTGCAGCAGGCAGCCCAGAGCGTCGCCAGCGCTCAGCTGACGGTAGACGTGTCGAACAACGATTACACCCCAGCCCGCACGCTGCAAGACGCCCAGACCGCCCTGAGCAACGCCCAGCGCAGCCTTCAGGACGCCCAGAAGTCGGCGCAGAACAGCCTGAAAGACGCCTACCGCAGCGCCCAGAATGCCGAGAAACAGGTGGGCATCGCGGCGGCCAGCCTGAGCGCCAACCAGACCACGCTCGCCCAGACGCAGGCCCGCCTGAAAGCTGGAACGGCGGCTGCCGTAGACGTGCAGAGCGCTCAGGTGAACGTGCAGCAGGCCCAACTGACGCTGACGCAGGCACAGGACGCGCTGTGGAAGGCGCTGGCTGCGCTTTCGGCGGCGTCGGGGCAGGACCTGACCGGACTGGTGAAGTGA
- a CDS encoding LLM class flavin-dependent oxidoreductase, whose protein sequence is MPPSTMPPSALPLSILDLVPVSEGSSGPQAITNSISLAQAADAAGYTRYWIAEHHNTSSVVSSAPEILIGVLATHTQRIRVGSGGIMLPNHAPLKVAENFRTLEALAPGRIDLGIGRAPGTDGVTALALRGSQEALHRDDLPDQLAELRAYSGQDDGGAGYFPANHPLGAVRASPVDVPLPPIYLLGSSTYSAQLAAHLGYGFAFAYHFSAAAAGEAMSLYRQNFRPSAQLAAPHAILATVAVAADTEPEAERLASSLGLMFLNIRRGQSRPIPSPEEALAYPYSAAERAFVQSYRATQTVGTPQQVRAELEALAARYGADEIMITAALHSHAARVRSYELIAQAFELGSKQPALAGAASD, encoded by the coding sequence ATGCCGCCCTCTACCATGCCGCCCTCTGCCCTGCCCCTTTCCATTCTCGATCTCGTTCCGGTCAGCGAAGGATCGAGCGGCCCACAGGCCATCACCAACAGCATTTCGCTGGCCCAGGCCGCCGACGCCGCCGGATACACCCGCTACTGGATCGCCGAGCACCACAACACCTCCAGCGTGGTCAGCTCTGCACCGGAAATCCTGATCGGGGTGCTGGCGACCCACACGCAGCGCATCCGGGTGGGGTCGGGCGGCATCATGCTGCCCAACCACGCGCCGCTGAAGGTGGCCGAGAATTTCCGCACGCTGGAAGCGCTGGCCCCCGGACGCATCGACCTGGGCATTGGCCGCGCCCCCGGCACCGACGGCGTGACGGCGCTGGCGCTGCGCGGCTCGCAGGAAGCGCTGCACCGCGACGACCTGCCCGACCAGCTCGCAGAGTTGCGGGCCTACAGCGGTCAGGACGACGGCGGAGCAGGGTATTTTCCGGCAAACCACCCGCTCGGCGCGGTGCGGGCGTCTCCGGTCGATGTGCCGCTGCCGCCTATTTATCTGCTGGGGTCGAGCACGTACAGCGCTCAGCTCGCCGCCCACCTGGGGTACGGGTTCGCCTTCGCGTACCATTTCAGCGCTGCCGCTGCGGGCGAGGCCATGAGCCTGTATCGCCAGAATTTCCGCCCCTCGGCGCAGCTCGCCGCGCCCCATGCGATTCTGGCGACAGTGGCAGTGGCAGCAGACACCGAGCCGGAAGCCGAGCGCCTCGCGTCGTCGCTGGGCCTGATGTTCCTGAATATCCGCAGGGGCCAGAGCCGCCCGATTCCCAGCCCCGAAGAAGCGCTGGCGTACCCGTACAGCGCCGCCGAACGCGCCTTTGTGCAGAGCTACCGCGCCACCCAGACGGTGGGCACGCCGCAGCAGGTACGCGCCGAACTGGAAGCGCTGGCCGCCAGATACGGCGCAGACGAGATCATGATTACAGCAGCGCTACACAGCCACGCGGCGCGGGTACGTTCCTACGAGCTGATCGCGCAGGCGTTCGAACTGGGAAGCAAGCAGCCAGCACTGGCCGGAGCCGCCTCGGACTGA
- a CDS encoding efflux RND transporter periplasmic adaptor subunit, with translation MAGRENRTLLLLGVSAALLLSACNRPAATASTTTTTKTIPVGNNLDAAPAKSAALEVQTVSAKPGSLSLDRSASGTVKSSRDSNVAAQTSGAVQRVLVQVGDSVTAGQTIIQLDDTALRQSLRSAQLQLQNAQINLDQASRNTGQNVGQLQAALTSAQANLSKAQQTAAANRNLYSLGGISKADLTASEAALAQAQSEVAQARNSLAQNGSSGTVSIPLLQNQVAQAQSSVQSAQNNLSHTTIRAPFAGVIATLPLSVGEYVQTGTTAFRLVDTSALSVDFSVSPSDAASLTTGTALNLSYGSQKLTGRVKEGDRVAGTDRLVPISVRLDNTGSKLPVGASVQVRYRVKLGGGLSVPAAAIQQTGGSNVVFVAQGSAARQTPVNIVAESGETAVVTGLKEGDQVINPIPPSLADGSAVTVSQAGAQSTTGTQP, from the coding sequence GTGGCAGGCCGCGAGAACAGAACGCTCCTGCTGCTGGGCGTGAGTGCGGCGCTGCTGCTGTCTGCATGCAATCGCCCGGCAGCCACTGCCAGCACCACTACAACGACCAAGACGATTCCAGTGGGCAATAATCTGGACGCCGCGCCCGCCAAGAGCGCCGCGCTGGAAGTGCAGACCGTGAGCGCGAAGCCCGGCAGTCTGAGCCTGGACCGCAGCGCCAGCGGCACCGTCAAAAGCAGCCGTGACAGCAACGTGGCGGCCCAGACGTCTGGAGCCGTTCAGCGTGTGCTGGTGCAGGTGGGCGACAGCGTGACGGCAGGACAGACCATCATCCAGCTCGACGACACTGCGCTGCGCCAGAGCCTCAGGAGCGCTCAGCTTCAGCTTCAGAACGCCCAGATCAATCTGGATCAGGCCAGCCGCAACACCGGGCAGAACGTCGGTCAGCTTCAGGCCGCCCTGACCTCGGCGCAGGCCAATCTGAGCAAGGCCCAGCAGACCGCCGCCGCCAACCGCAATCTGTATTCGCTCGGCGGTATTTCGAAGGCCGACCTGACCGCCTCGGAAGCTGCGCTGGCACAGGCTCAGTCGGAGGTGGCGCAGGCCCGCAACAGCCTTGCCCAGAACGGCAGCAGCGGCACGGTCAGCATTCCGCTGCTGCAAAATCAGGTGGCGCAGGCACAGAGCAGCGTCCAGAGCGCCCAGAACAACCTGAGCCATACGACCATCCGCGCACCCTTTGCGGGCGTGATCGCCACCCTGCCGCTGAGTGTGGGCGAGTACGTGCAGACCGGCACCACCGCCTTCCGGCTGGTCGATACCTCGGCTCTGAGCGTGGATTTCAGCGTGTCTCCCAGCGACGCCGCCTCGCTGACCACCGGCACCGCCCTGAATCTGAGCTACGGCTCACAGAAGCTGACCGGACGGGTGAAGGAGGGCGACCGGGTGGCCGGAACAGACCGCCTCGTTCCGATCAGCGTGCGACTGGACAACACCGGCAGCAAACTTCCGGTGGGCGCGTCGGTGCAGGTGCGCTACCGCGTGAAGCTCGGCGGTGGCCTGAGCGTGCCTGCCGCCGCCATCCAGCAGACCGGGGGCAGCAACGTGGTGTTCGTGGCGCAGGGCAGCGCGGCGCGGCAGACCCCCGTGAACATCGTGGCCGAATCGGGTGAGACGGCGGTGGTGACGGGGCTGAAGGAAGGCGATCAGGTGATCAATCCGATTCCGCCCAGCCTGGCTGACGGCAGCGCCGTGACCGTGAGCCAGGCCGGAGCGCAGAGCACCACAGGGACACAGCCATGA
- a CDS encoding TolC family protein, producing MKIISLTLALLVSAALAQTAPAQPVPAPPAPVQAASAVTTLTLQQAFAALQQAPGWRSAALQYQSAQQNLDAARARAGLSLSAGADVTAVKAPVDSGSVGASVSVSAQAAINVLPWSSAQDSIRQATRALYRAGLDQRDAQNQLAVTAAQTYLSILQDQAALTLAQAQLGVAQRGLEVARAQQQSGTLTQENVLDKQAAQEQAQAALDSARSALDTAIRQLFNTLGLTAPDPGSVQFSGAAPVPAAPAPLDTITERALLGRSEVLKARSNLEDAQAALSSAQRDRNLPTVSVSAQFGQFASSSSTTTSSNGNTLSSSLNFKTGALSASASLPLSASSLPYSLALGLSGSVAILDPSGDATLHSAQTSVQSATLSLQSAIDSVKLDVQQKYAQAQNALSGLNAPRTSLQRAQIALASTQARLQAGLATALDVQQAQLAVQQAQNTLDTAVNNAYLASITLSSASSEFSPALIQLVPNALAPGSTVSASALPVSAVPLSTVSTDSLPGGQP from the coding sequence ATGAAGATCATTTCGCTCACGCTGGCCCTGCTCGTTTCGGCAGCACTGGCGCAGACCGCTCCTGCCCAGCCCGTTCCCGCACCGCCCGCACCGGTTCAGGCCGCCTCTGCCGTCACCACCCTGACGCTGCAACAGGCCTTCGCAGCGCTCCAGCAGGCTCCCGGCTGGCGCAGCGCCGCGCTGCAATACCAGTCGGCGCAGCAGAATCTGGACGCCGCCCGCGCCCGCGCCGGTCTGAGCCTGTCGGCGGGGGCCGACGTAACGGCGGTCAAAGCGCCGGTAGACAGCGGTTCGGTGGGTGCGAGCGTCTCGGTCAGCGCTCAGGCAGCCATCAACGTGCTGCCGTGGAGCAGCGCACAGGACAGCATCCGGCAGGCCACGCGTGCGCTGTACCGCGCCGGACTCGACCAGCGCGACGCCCAGAATCAGCTGGCCGTCACCGCCGCCCAGACGTACCTGAGTATCCTTCAGGATCAGGCTGCGCTGACGCTGGCACAGGCGCAACTCGGTGTGGCCCAGCGCGGCCTGGAGGTGGCGAGGGCGCAGCAGCAGAGCGGCACGCTGACACAGGAGAACGTGCTCGACAAGCAGGCTGCCCAGGAACAGGCGCAGGCCGCGCTGGACAGTGCCCGCAGCGCTCTGGACACCGCGATTCGGCAGCTGTTCAACACGCTTGGCCTGACCGCTCCTGACCCCGGCTCCGTGCAGTTCAGCGGCGCGGCCCCGGTGCCCGCCGCCCCCGCCCCACTGGACACCATCACCGAGCGGGCACTGCTGGGCCGCAGCGAGGTACTGAAGGCCCGCAGCAACCTCGAAGACGCCCAGGCCGCCCTGAGCAGCGCCCAGCGTGACCGCAACCTCCCCACCGTGAGCGTCAGCGCCCAGTTCGGCCAGTTCGCCAGTTCCAGCAGCACCACGACCAGCAGCAACGGCAACACCCTGAGCAGTTCGCTGAATTTCAAGACCGGAGCGCTGAGCGCCAGTGCCAGCCTGCCGCTGTCGGCGTCCAGCCTGCCGTATTCACTGGCGCTGGGGCTGTCTGGCAGCGTGGCGATTCTCGATCCCAGCGGCGACGCGACCCTGCACAGTGCCCAGACCTCGGTGCAGAGCGCCACGCTGTCGCTTCAGAGCGCTATCGACAGCGTGAAGCTCGACGTGCAGCAGAAATACGCCCAGGCTCAGAACGCGCTGTCGGGGCTGAACGCGCCGCGCACCTCGCTGCAACGCGCCCAGATCGCCCTCGCCAGTACCCAGGCCCGCCTTCAGGCCGGACTCGCCACCGCGCTTGACGTGCAGCAGGCGCAACTGGCCGTGCAGCAGGCCCAGAACACCCTCGACACCGCCGTCAATAACGCCTACCTCGCCAGCATCACGCTCAGCAGCGCCAGCAGTGAATTCTCGCCAGCGCTGATTCAGCTCGTCCCGAACGCCCTCGCGCCCGGTTCCACCGTCTCTGCGTCTGCTCTGCCCGTATCCGCTGTTCCCTTGTCCACCGTTTCTACCGATTCTCTGCCCGGAGGCCAGCCATGA
- a CDS encoding efflux RND transporter permease subunit gives MTRPNLEKPDRPIPGPVSPVQAEHPEPKVNPAINFSVSRYVFSIGIFVAIVLLGLISLPRLGVDLLPSFEVPVLAVSTGYSGASPDQVDLKVSRKIEDAVSTLSGVSDISSTSVSGQSAVIITYQNGTNIDSAANAVSQAVAGIRGTLPSDADAPVVQKFDPNAQPIITLALLGGAEKISTLSTYATDKLKPLLERVNGVADVTVSGGPSRQVQVLLDPQKLQSYNLTPARVISAIQGSALDLPAGNITQNGTQVGFSTRNTPTSTADVQNILVDSQSGVRVSDIGTVRDTAEDASAYARLNGQPAVLLSIRKASGTNSVSVVDNVRAAATKALLPGSYKLVAAKDDTQQTRSSVNDTYKEFFIGIAAVALVVLLFLGRLNTVFAVVLAIPISVSAAPLLYSLMGFTLNIISLLAIIVAIGIVVDDSIVVAENVQRYRDKGYTIIRSVILGGSEVFSAVTAATFSLLAVLIPLSFMPGILGQFFRQFGLGLAAAITLSWLESLLFLTVRMAYTTDPEPISWRGLGQRLASLPRLLRWAVARRTLLSAWGLIGLVVYALAVLLPISRQAGPVAFVGVLLYPLVLAIVRYVLTALLGLLEALTNTLHGWTNGVVNRVAAAYARSIAYLLPRNGWVLLVGFLFLASLAIPIRHVGFAFTPKSDTGQLSIALTMPPSASLGQTNAATSRMERYLLARPEIKLVSTSVSGQSSEVNVTLIPKAQRQGIDALVETYRKALTPLVSGIVGSNLVVGAQQNGPGGSYDISLALTAPNQADLVAKNRQVVNLLGSDANISVLKSSLSETRQELNFVPNQATLSGSGLTTSDLASALRSYNQGSKSGTLRDGDDSIDIVVKLDPALVGTEQALLSQTVYSQSLGANLPLSSLGSFRLQEAPATLNRYNKAYTATININLKPGAPSPFAYQKDIIKRVTDAGLLKNGGTLGDASSFGSSALTGDLVIYGPLVLILAVLLTYLVLGSQFNSFRYPLYLQLPVPLAIVGAVWALWIFGASLDVITILGMVILLGLATKNAILYLEFVTDRMKTMPLFDALVEAAQLRFRPILMTTLTVLVISIPLVFGQGDGAEFRRGLGIVILGGVVTSTLLTFYIVPSVFYRFEKDRSGKRREQEEGESAGTGGMLPASD, from the coding sequence ATGACCAGGCCCAACCTCGAAAAGCCCGACCGCCCAATTCCCGGCCCCGTCTCCCCCGTTCAGGCCGAACACCCGGAACCGAAGGTCAATCCGGCGATCAATTTCAGCGTCAGCCGCTACGTGTTCTCGATTGGCATTTTCGTAGCCATCGTGCTGCTGGGCCTGATCAGCCTGCCCCGGCTGGGCGTCGATCTGCTGCCCAGCTTCGAGGTGCCGGTGCTGGCGGTTTCGACTGGCTACTCCGGCGCGTCGCCCGATCAGGTCGATCTGAAGGTCAGCCGCAAGATCGAGGACGCCGTGAGTACGCTTTCGGGCGTTTCCGATATCAGCAGCACCAGCGTTTCTGGGCAGAGCGCCGTCATCATCACGTACCAGAACGGCACCAACATCGACAGCGCCGCCAACGCGGTGAGTCAGGCGGTGGCGGGCATCCGGGGGACGCTGCCCAGCGACGCCGACGCCCCGGTGGTGCAGAAATTCGACCCCAACGCCCAGCCGATCATCACGCTGGCCCTGCTGGGCGGCGCAGAGAAGATCAGCACGCTCAGCACCTACGCCACCGACAAACTCAAGCCCCTGCTGGAGCGCGTCAATGGCGTGGCCGACGTGACGGTTTCGGGCGGTCCGAGCCGTCAGGTGCAGGTACTGCTCGACCCTCAGAAACTCCAGTCGTACAACCTGACACCCGCCCGCGTGATCTCGGCGATTCAGGGATCGGCGCTCGATCTGCCCGCCGGAAACATCACCCAGAACGGCACACAGGTGGGCTTTTCGACCCGCAACACGCCCACCAGCACGGCAGACGTGCAGAACATCCTGGTCGATTCGCAGAGCGGCGTGCGCGTATCGGATATCGGTACGGTGCGCGACACCGCCGAAGACGCCAGCGCCTACGCCCGCCTGAACGGGCAACCCGCCGTGCTGCTCAGCATCCGCAAGGCGTCGGGCACCAACTCGGTGTCGGTGGTCGATAACGTGCGGGCCGCCGCCACCAAAGCGCTGCTGCCCGGCAGTTACAAGCTGGTGGCCGCCAAAGACGACACCCAGCAGACGCGCAGCAGCGTGAACGACACCTACAAGGAATTCTTCATCGGCATCGCGGCGGTCGCGCTGGTGGTGCTGCTGTTCCTGGGCCGCCTCAACACCGTGTTCGCGGTGGTGCTCGCCATCCCGATCTCGGTCAGCGCCGCGCCGCTGCTGTACAGCCTGATGGGCTTCACGCTCAACATCATCTCGCTGCTCGCCATCATCGTGGCGATTGGCATCGTGGTCGATGACAGCATCGTCGTGGCCGAAAACGTGCAGCGCTACCGCGACAAGGGCTACACCATCATCAGAAGCGTAATTCTGGGCGGCTCCGAGGTCTTTAGCGCCGTGACTGCCGCCACCTTCAGCCTGCTGGCCGTGCTGATTCCGCTGTCGTTCATGCCCGGCATTCTGGGGCAGTTCTTCCGGCAGTTCGGGCTGGGGCTGGCAGCGGCCATTACCCTGAGCTGGCTGGAATCGCTGCTGTTCCTGACGGTGCGTATGGCCTACACCACCGACCCCGAACCGATCAGTTGGCGCGGCCTGGGGCAGCGGCTGGCTTCTCTGCCCCGGCTGCTGCGCTGGGCCGTTGCGCGGCGCACGCTGCTGAGCGCCTGGGGCCTCATCGGACTGGTGGTGTACGCGCTGGCGGTGCTGCTGCCGATCTCACGTCAGGCCGGGCCAGTCGCCTTTGTCGGCGTGCTGCTGTATCCGCTGGTGCTGGCGATTGTCCGCTACGTTCTGACCGCGCTGCTGGGCCTGCTCGAAGCCCTGACCAACACGCTGCACGGCTGGACGAACGGTGTAGTCAACCGGGTCGCCGCCGCCTACGCCCGCAGCATCGCGTACCTGCTGCCGCGTAACGGCTGGGTGCTGCTGGTGGGCTTTCTGTTCCTGGCGAGCCTCGCCATTCCGATTCGGCATGTGGGCTTTGCCTTCACGCCCAAATCCGACACCGGACAGCTTTCCATCGCGCTGACCATGCCGCCCAGCGCCAGCCTGGGACAGACCAACGCCGCGACCAGCCGCATGGAACGCTATCTGCTGGCCCGCCCGGAAATCAAACTGGTGTCAACCAGCGTGTCGGGTCAGAGTTCCGAAGTCAATGTGACCCTGATTCCCAAGGCGCAGCGGCAGGGCATCGACGCGCTGGTGGAAACGTACCGCAAGGCGCTGACTCCGCTCGTGTCGGGCATCGTGGGCAGCAATCTGGTGGTGGGGGCGCAGCAGAACGGCCCCGGTGGCAGCTACGATATCTCGCTGGCCCTGACGGCTCCCAACCAGGCTGATCTGGTGGCAAAAAACCGGCAGGTGGTGAACCTGCTGGGCAGCGACGCCAATATCTCGGTGCTCAAGAGCAGCCTGAGCGAAACCCGCCAGGAACTGAACTTCGTGCCGAATCAGGCCACGCTCTCGGGCAGCGGCCTGACTACCAGCGACCTCGCCAGTGCGCTGCGGAGTTACAACCAGGGCAGCAAGTCCGGCACGCTGCGCGACGGCGACGACAGCATCGACATCGTGGTGAAGCTCGATCCGGCGCTGGTCGGCACCGAACAGGCGCTGCTGTCTCAGACGGTGTATTCACAGTCGCTGGGGGCCAATCTGCCGCTGTCCAGCCTGGGCAGCTTCCGCCTGCAGGAAGCTCCGGCCACGCTGAACCGCTACAACAAGGCCTACACCGCCACCATCAACATCAACCTGAAACCGGGTGCGCCCAGCCCGTTCGCCTACCAGAAAGACATCATCAAGCGCGTGACCGACGCGGGGCTGCTGAAGAACGGCGGCACACTGGGCGACGCCAGCAGCTTCGGCTCGTCGGCCCTGACCGGCGACCTGGTGATCTATGGGCCGCTGGTGCTGATCCTGGCCGTTCTGCTGACCTATCTGGTGTTGGGCAGCCAGTTCAACAGCTTCCGCTATCCGCTGTATCTGCAATTGCCGGTGCCGCTCGCCATCGTGGGCGCGGTGTGGGCGCTGTGGATCTTCGGGGCCAGCCTGGACGTCATCACGATTCTGGGCATGGTGATCCTGCTGGGTCTGGCGACCAAGAACGCCATCCTGTACCTGGAATTCGTGACCGACCGCATGAAGACCATGCCGCTGTTCGACGCCCTGGTCGAAGCCGCGCAGCTCCGCTTCCGCCCGATCCTGATGACCACCCTGACGGTGCTGGTGATCAGCATTCCGCTGGTGTTCGGACAGGGCGACGGCGCAGAATTCCGGCGCGGCCTGGGCATCGTGATTCTGGGCGGCGTGGTCACGAGTACTCTGCTGACCTTCTACATCGTGCCCAGCGTGTTTTACCGCTTCGAGAAAGACCGCAGCGGCAAGCGGCGCGAGCAGGAAGAAGGCGAGAGTGCTGGAACGGGGGGCATGCTGCCCGCGAGCGACTGA